One window from the genome of Rhinolophus ferrumequinum isolate MPI-CBG mRhiFer1 chromosome 22, mRhiFer1_v1.p, whole genome shotgun sequence encodes:
- the OVGP1 gene encoding LOW QUALITY PROTEIN: oviduct-specific glycoprotein (The sequence of the model RefSeq protein was modified relative to this genomic sequence to represent the inferred CDS: inserted 3 bases in 2 codons; substituted 2 bases at 2 genomic stop codons), whose translation MNLIVLRPRRRELLLWVGLVLVLRHRNGAAHKLVCYFTSWAHSXLNPASILXTDLDPFLCTQCLRVSENCLPFLQPQTVPSTGWGARSLVGGRGSADNVRFTTMLSTXPNRETFINLVISLLRTHNFNVLDLCFLYPGLRGSPMHDRWTFLFTFPELPFAFQKEALLTTRPRLPLPASVSGDTRIIQTAXDGPRLGRLLDFIIVLSHELHGSWERFTGHNSLLFSLPGDAKSSAYAMNYWRKLGAPSVKLLLGFPTYGRTFHLHKASKNGLQAEAVGPASPGRYTKQAGFLAYCDICSFLQRAKKCWIDYHYVPHAHNGEKWVDYDDIISYPPNHPALFIKREHLRTGRAVVRTLDLDDVRGTFCVPGPSPLVHMLNNLRVQAGKQL comes from the exons ATGAA CCTCATAGTTCTCAGGCCACGGAGACGGGAGCTGTTGCTGTGGGTTG GGCTGGTTCTCGTGCTGAGACACCGCAATG GTGCTGCCCACAAACTGGTGTGTTATTTCACCAGCTGGGCACACAGTTGACTGAATCCTGCTTCGATCTT CACCGACCTGGACCCATTTCTTTGCACCCAATGTTTGAGGGTTTCTGAGAactgccttcctttcctccagCCACAGACTGTGCCCTCCACAGGGTGGGGAGCAAGGAGCCTTGTGGGAGGTCGTGGTTCTGCAGACAATGTGAG GTTCACCACTATGCTGTCCA CACCCAACCGAGAGACGTTTATCAATTTGGTTATATCCCTCCTGAGGACACACAATTTCAATGTTCTGGACCTCTGCTTCTTGTACCCTGGACTAAGAGGCAGCCCCATGCATGACCGCTGGACTTTTCT TTTTACTTTCCCGGAGCTCCCGTTTGCCTTCCAGAAGGAGGCCCTGCTCACCACAAGGCCAAGACTGCCGCTCCCCGCTTCCGTCTCAGGGGACACTCGCATCATCCAAACAGCTTAGGACGGGCCCCGGCTAGG CAGACTCCTGGATTTCATCATTGTCTTGTCTCACGAATTACATGGAAGCTGGGAAAGGTTCACGGGACATAACAGCctcctgttctctctgcctggagacGCCAAATCTTCG GCATATGCCATGAATTACTGGCGAAAGCTGGGGGCACCCTCAGTGAAGTTACTCTTGGGGTTCCCCACCTATGGACGTACATTTCACCTCCACAAAGCCTCTAAGAATGGGTTGCAGGCTGAAGCTGTGGGACCTGCGTCTCCAGGGAGGTACACCAAGCAAGCTGGCTTCTTGGCTTATTGTGAT ATATGTTCCTTTCTCCAGAGAGCGAAGAAGTGCTGGATTGATTATCATTATGTCCCACATGCCCACAACGGGGAGAAGTGGGTTGACTATGATGATATCATCA GCTATCCTCCTAACCATCCTGCATTGTTCATAAAGAGAGAGCATTTGCGGACAGGGAGGGCCGTGGTGCGGACATTGGACCTGGATGACGTCAGGGGCACTTTCTGTGTCCCTGGCCCTTCCCCCCTTGTCCACATGTTGAATAATCTCCGGGTGCAGGCTGGTAAGCAGCTATGA